In Ammospiza caudacuta isolate bAmmCau1 chromosome 2, bAmmCau1.pri, whole genome shotgun sequence, a genomic segment contains:
- the ARRB1 gene encoding beta-arrestin-1 isoform X2 produces MGDKGTRVFKKASPNGKLTVYLGKRDFVDHIDVVDPVDGVVLVDPEYLKERKVFVTLTCAFRYGREDLDVLGLTFRKDLFVANSQAFPPVPEDKKPLTRLQERLIKKLGEHAYPFTFEIPPNLPCSVTLQPGPEDTGKACGVDYEVKAFCAENLEEKIHKRNSVRLVIRKVQYAPERPGPQPMAETTRQFLMSDKPLHLEASLDKEIYYHGEPISVNVHVTNNTNKTVKKIKISVRQYADICLFNTAQYKCPVAVEDADDMVAPSSTFCKVYTLTPFLANNREKRGLALDGKLKHEDTNLASSTLLRDGANKEILGIIVSYKVKVKLVVSRGGDVAVELPFTLMHPKPREEPVHRDIPENEAPIDTNLIELDTNDDDIVFEDFARQRLKGMKDDKEDEEERTNSPQLNDR; encoded by the exons ATGGGAGACAAAGGCACCCG GGTGTTTAAGAAAGCCAGTCCTAACGGGAAG CTCACTGTCTACCTTGGGAAGAGGGATTTCGTGGACCACATTGACGTAGTGGACCCCGTGG ATGGAGTAGTGCTGGTGGATCCTGAATAcctgaaggagagaaaag TGTTTGTGACGTTGACCTGCGCCTTCCGCTATGGCCGTGAGgacctggatgtgctggggctgACCTTCCGCAAGGACCTGTTCGTGGCCAACTCCCAGGCCTTCCCCCCGGTCCCCGAGGACAAGAAGCCCCTGACACGGCTGCAGGAGCGGCTCATCAAGAAGCTGGGCGAGCACGCCTACCCCTTCACCTTCGAG ATCCCCCCCAACCTGCCTTGCTCCGTCACACTGCAGCCAGGCCCAGAGGACACGGGGAAG GCCTGTGGAGTGGACTATGAGGTTAAAGCTTTCTGTGCTGAGAACCTGGAGGAGAAGATCCACAAGAG GAATTCGGTGCGCCTGGTGATCCGTAAGGTCCAGTATGCACCAGAGAGACCCGgcccccagcccatggcagagaCCACCCGGCAGTTCCTCATGTCAGACAAGCCCCTGCACCTTGAGGCATCCCTGGACAAGGAG ATATACTACCACGGGGAGCCCATCAGTGTCAACGTGCACGTCACCAACAACACCAACAAGACAGTGAAGAAAATCAAGATCTCAG TGCGTCAGTATGCTGACATCTGCCTCTTCAACACTGCCCAGTACAAGTGTCCAGTGGCTGTGGAAGATGCTGA TGATATGGTGGCCCCGAGCTCGACGTTCTGCAAAGTCTACACCCTGACCCCCTTCCTTGCCAACAACCGGGAGAAGCGGGGGCTGGCGCTGGATGGGAAGCTCAAGCACGAGGACACCAACCTGGCCTCCAGCACACT ATTAAGAGATGGAGCCAACAAGGAGATCCTGGGCATCATTGTCTCCTACAAGGTGAAGGTGAAGCTGGTGGTGTCACGAGGAGG CGACGTTGCAGTGGAGCTGCCCTTCACGCTGATGCATCCCAAACCCAGGGAGGAGCCAGTACACCGGGACA TTCCAGAGAATGAAGCGCCCATAGATACAAATCTGATAGAGCTTGATACAAA CGATGATGACATTGTGTTTGAAGACTTCGCCCGCCAGCGACTGAAAGGCATGAAGGATGacaaggaggatgaggaggagcgGACAAATTCCCCACAGCTCAACGACAGATAA
- the ARRB1 gene encoding beta-arrestin-1 isoform X1, producing MGDKGTRVFKKASPNGKLTVYLGKRDFVDHIDVVDPVDGVVLVDPEYLKERKVFVTLTCAFRYGREDLDVLGLTFRKDLFVANSQAFPPVPEDKKPLTRLQERLIKKLGEHAYPFTFEIPPNLPCSVTLQPGPEDTGKACGVDYEVKAFCAENLEEKIHKRNSVRLVIRKVQYAPERPGPQPMAETTRQFLMSDKPLHLEASLDKEIYYHGEPISVNVHVTNNTNKTVKKIKISVRQYADICLFNTAQYKCPVAVEDADDMVAPSSTFCKVYTLTPFLANNREKRGLALDGKLKHEDTNLASSTLLRDGANKEILGIIVSYKVKVKLVVSRGGLLGDLASSDVAVELPFTLMHPKPREEPVHRDIPENEAPIDTNLIELDTNDDDIVFEDFARQRLKGMKDDKEDEEERTNSPQLNDR from the exons ATGGGAGACAAAGGCACCCG GGTGTTTAAGAAAGCCAGTCCTAACGGGAAG CTCACTGTCTACCTTGGGAAGAGGGATTTCGTGGACCACATTGACGTAGTGGACCCCGTGG ATGGAGTAGTGCTGGTGGATCCTGAATAcctgaaggagagaaaag TGTTTGTGACGTTGACCTGCGCCTTCCGCTATGGCCGTGAGgacctggatgtgctggggctgACCTTCCGCAAGGACCTGTTCGTGGCCAACTCCCAGGCCTTCCCCCCGGTCCCCGAGGACAAGAAGCCCCTGACACGGCTGCAGGAGCGGCTCATCAAGAAGCTGGGCGAGCACGCCTACCCCTTCACCTTCGAG ATCCCCCCCAACCTGCCTTGCTCCGTCACACTGCAGCCAGGCCCAGAGGACACGGGGAAG GCCTGTGGAGTGGACTATGAGGTTAAAGCTTTCTGTGCTGAGAACCTGGAGGAGAAGATCCACAAGAG GAATTCGGTGCGCCTGGTGATCCGTAAGGTCCAGTATGCACCAGAGAGACCCGgcccccagcccatggcagagaCCACCCGGCAGTTCCTCATGTCAGACAAGCCCCTGCACCTTGAGGCATCCCTGGACAAGGAG ATATACTACCACGGGGAGCCCATCAGTGTCAACGTGCACGTCACCAACAACACCAACAAGACAGTGAAGAAAATCAAGATCTCAG TGCGTCAGTATGCTGACATCTGCCTCTTCAACACTGCCCAGTACAAGTGTCCAGTGGCTGTGGAAGATGCTGA TGATATGGTGGCCCCGAGCTCGACGTTCTGCAAAGTCTACACCCTGACCCCCTTCCTTGCCAACAACCGGGAGAAGCGGGGGCTGGCGCTGGATGGGAAGCTCAAGCACGAGGACACCAACCTGGCCTCCAGCACACT ATTAAGAGATGGAGCCAACAAGGAGATCCTGGGCATCATTGTCTCCTACAAGGTGAAGGTGAAGCTGGTGGTGTCACGAGGAGG CCTGCTGGGAGACCTCGCCTCCAG CGACGTTGCAGTGGAGCTGCCCTTCACGCTGATGCATCCCAAACCCAGGGAGGAGCCAGTACACCGGGACA TTCCAGAGAATGAAGCGCCCATAGATACAAATCTGATAGAGCTTGATACAAA CGATGATGACATTGTGTTTGAAGACTTCGCCCGCCAGCGACTGAAAGGCATGAAGGATGacaaggaggatgaggaggagcgGACAAATTCCCCACAGCTCAACGACAGATAA